taataCTGCTTATTATATTAAATCAAGAAAGTAATAGAGAATAAATATCATGGAGGTTGTTCACAGAGAATATAAAACCTAGGGTTATGGCTCTTGCTTAATTCCGTCGTATCTATATTCAATTATTAAGCTAATTCAAAATATCTATGCAATTGTTGAGTTATAGGATGAATATTATGATCATGGTCTCTTGATCCTCTAACCATCTTCTAAATTAGAATCCTAACTACATCTTTAAGAGGGGATAGTTAACGAATTTGAATTcatttatatatctttttgtaTTTGAGTCAAGTAAGGTAAATTAGGTATGTCTCCTTCCTAGCCGCGAATCCGTATGAAGAAACATCCTACTCCATTAACCCACGTTCTATTCCTAATTTATATCTTTCTAATTCCACTAGCAATTATCTATTTATCTTATTGGTAGATAAGCAAGAGAATAGTAAGCATAAAATTAAGAGAACAAAGCTTAATGATAGAATACCCAATAACAATCTAGCTATATATTGAATACAACGTCATACTATGACCATAACTCAAAACCATATTTCAAATAACGACAAGAAGTAAtgctaaataaaaaaataaagaagtaaaCCTTAGAGGATTTAGCCTCGCTCTTGCTTTGTACCTCCGCAATGTCTTTCCCTCCTAACAATGATtaaagatgggtatttataatatttaaaaatatatttgaattataggaaaagatttaaaaatattctccattcatcttttggtttaaaaataccTTTCTTCTtatcttttggtctaaaaatatttttttattcaccTTTTTTGCTCACTATAACCCTTGAAACTAACAAtcctctctttattttttaaaaatatttatcatgtgtcatttttttattggatgaaataaaaattccacCTCCACTAAATTTTTTCTATAGTTTATCTAAgccaaaaaataatatacctcttcaagacccaaattttattttttttaaaaaatctaatagTTTTTTGTTGATAtagctttttcttcttattttttttaagtttgttttggatcatgaagaaggatattattttaatttggataaattatgggaaaaaatataaaaaaaaataacatttttatttgttgttttttttaatttagtttattatGGTCATGAAGCATGTATACTGTTTTGGTTTGGATAAATTATgaggaaaaaattgaaaaactttcTTAAAAAATCTTTTAGTTATACGTATTATTATAAGCTAGTTTTATAATAACTATCTAAAAACTATCTTctaataactaaaaaaaattatttatttttaaccatcttgtaataattaatttagtttaaaataatttttaactatcttgtaataactaaaaaataatttacttatacgtataactaaaacattttagttattttatttatacatatagTAAAAAAATCAGTATTattaaacagaaaagaaaaatcagccaagaactaACTAGTCTTTTTTTCCTAGTTAACCGGATAAAAAAATTCTagtcttatttattaatgtagtttttttaaacaaaaaaattggaACGGGGgtggggggggaggggggagggggaggggggggggactCTTGAagagttatattattttttggctTAGATAAATTATGGAAAAAAATTTAGTATAGgtggaatttttatttcatccaataagaaaatggcacatgataaatatttttaaaaaataaaaagagggtTGTTAGTTTTAAGGATTACAGTGAGCCAAAAAGGTGAATGAGagggtatttttagaccaaaagatgAGAAAATGGTATTTTTATATCAAAAGATGGATGaaagatattttaaaacttttttctaTAGTTCAGGGGTATTTTTGGTCCTTTTCCGTATTTAAAAATCCcacttatataaataatatagtaTAGTACACTAATTATGAATTATGGCGTAAGATATACAGTTACCAAAAATAGCATTAGTTTTGTTatccaaaataacaaaaagataataaatagtcttttttcttttatttttctctccCTTTTTTAGTCATTATCTTTCCTTTtatctttctctttcttccgtctttctctctctctctctctctctctttttctctttctctgttTCATCCTTTTCTCTCTAtctccttcttctcttctttttttgtccgtttttcctttttttttgctattcagtttttttttccttcttttaaaaataataattaattattctaatttaaaacttaattttgaattgaatattataaaaatgatgcttttattattttttaaattaaatatttttatatatataaatacatatataatgcatttctaacacaataaaagaaataaatataaacgaTAAATGTAATACATTTGAATTCAATagattatacatattatatgcatgtttcaatgcacgtggtaaatatataactaaaatatttttaatacaataatatattctgttaataagagaaaaaaataaaaaaataattataatagattttgaattcaatatattataagcatgtttcaatgcacgtggtgaatatataactaaaatatttttaatacaataatatattttagtaccattaataagagaaaaaataaacaataattataatacattttgaaatcaatatATGATACATATTATAGGCATCTTTCAACGAATGTGatgaatatatattaaaatatttttcataaaaatatattacaagtattatatgtgaatttcaaatgttttgatattatttaaattagttttaaattaggataattaattattacttttaaaaaaaggggagaaagagaaagagaaattgaaaaaatagatagaaataagaaagagaagaagCACAGAGAGAGAGAGCGCTAATGGGgtgattttagttattaattaaggTAAATATACTATAGAACATGACTAAAAAAAGTACTCTAAAAAGGGGTAATTATTGATCTAAAAAAGtttatttatgtaaaaatttcataaaaacaCCTAAAAGGGCCTTTCAAGTTGGGCTGAGAAAATGGAGAAATTTTCCCACCTTTTTGCTTCATGTACTCGTCCTAGTATTTTTATGAAGATGGTAAAACTTCAGAGGGAGACGAAAATCGCACCATGACCCTCTAGGCTTTGCCTTGAATTTTGCCCGGTAAAACTTGTCATTTTGGTCCAACTTTAGTCTGATTTTAGCTCTTTATACCTTATATTGCATAAAATAAAGTGCTAAAACTTGAAAATGGATATAAATCAATAATGTCAAGCTAAATGAttcccaaaataaaatataaatatgggCAAAACACAGTAAAAAGAGTATTAAGTATACATTCGCCCCACATCATGTATCAGTCTCTTCCCTTCATCTTTATTATTGCACGTAAgtacaagaagaagaaaataagatatTAGTTGTCTTCTCATTATCAATTCTGATATGTATATCCACAATTCTCAAAATTTTAGCTCAATTTGAATTAACCAAATAGAAATTGACTGATATGTATCTTCAAATGACAAAAACAAATGCTTTTGATCCTATATGTATCGATTAATGTTTTTTTTCCCATTAATTTTGTGATCTATTTTTGAACTAAAGATACATACGTGATACAACTCTAAGAATGAAGATTGGGTGATTGTTCCCCTATAGGGGACTTTACCTAAATTCCATAATGAAAAAGCTCAATTATAATATAtccctcatttttcttaaattacccgattttcctttttttcctccatatttaTGATACATTACTTATTTTGCTGATACATCAGGTTTTGGGTGTGgaataattaatgttgttgagttatATATGGATAGTAACGTAATTTAAGTTAGGATTGGTTGTTTCAATTAGCAGCCTTATTTCCTTTCTTGACTATTCTCCTGTCAAGCAAAACTATGGGTTCGGGTGAGCAAATAGAAGGATTTATAAAAGAGATTTTTTGACTATCAACCTTTCTCTTGAGTTGTGAAATGTGAAACACAGGGGTATCTTGGCTATAGGAGGTATCTTGAGCTTATAAGCAACAAGTTCAATTTTCTTAATGATCTGATATGCTCTATAGAATTTGGAAGCCAATTTAAGACTTTTCCTTACAGCCAAGGATGTCTGCCTATAAGGTTGAAGTTTCAAGAATACCTAGTCTCCTTCTTCAATTTACCTTTCAGTTCTTCTCTTGTCAATATTCTTTTTCATTCTATTCTGTGCCATAGCTAATTAAGGGAAATAATCCTTAAAAAATGTAACAGTTATGAAGatgaaaaaaactcaaaaaatagagcataacTGCGAACAAAACATTTAATCCAAAATTCGATTTTCATCAAGCGAATCGAGATGAATATCGCGATACTACTGAGATATTCTAGAGTTTGGCAATCCGAGGTGAAGcactaaagcttgatacatgagaatctgatacataaacaaaatgtatcagaaatattaaagcttgatacataagaatatGTTAcaaaaacaagatgtatcagaatcattaaagcTTAAtatatgagaatatgatacaaaaaCAAGATGTATTAGAAGCATTATAACTTGATACATGAAAATCTGATAcaaaaacaagatgtatcagaaacagtaaagattgatacatgagaatctgatacataaatatgatgtaTTAGAatcattatatcttgatacatgaaaatctgatacataaacaatttGTATCAGAAGCAcaaaagcttgatacatgatattctgatacataaacaatatgtatcagaagcactaaagcttgatacatgagattctgatacataaacaatatgtatcagaagcattgaagaatgatacatgagaatctgattcaaaaacaagatgtatcagaagcagtaaggcttgataaatgagaatctgatacataaacaagatgtatcaaaagcagtcaagtttgatacaggagaatatgatacataaactttcatcttatattcgagtttgatacatgagaaaaacttaaaagtttgctaaattgttgaatagccaaaaaaatatttactattggtgcaaaacataattgtacattctactactacaaaattcaaaaaaaaaactactcgatGTCCATTGGTTCTCCTTGACTAGGAGAGATGAAATCtttcttagatttttttggatcgtcgttTTCACTAACATAACCATTCTTGGCCTTCCGACAATCATAAATCCATAATAGTGCAGCATATCTTGAACGAAAAAATTCGGCATGTAGTCCAGTAgttggaatagaaattccatcacCAAGATATTCAGCAAAAATAGCCAGGAAAATACCACAATTCCTGCAAAAATAtaaacacgatgtatcagaagtatTGACgtggaaaataattaaatataacttGAACTAGATGTATTAGAAGCAGTAAATCTTcagaaaaaatgatattttaaaaaaatatataaacacgatgtatcagaagcattaaagcttaatacatgagaatctgatacataaacaagatgtatcagaagcagtaaagcttgatacatgagaatccgaTACAAAAatatgatgtatcagaagcattaaagcttgatacataagaatctgatacataaactagatgtatcagaagcagtaaatcttcagaaaaatgacatttaaaaaaaacacatcttatatgaactcatacacttgggagattagggcgtgttgtaacccatTCAATCTTTTTGTCTGCTTCTTTGAGTGCATGTTGAACTGgagatttcgacttcaatttctcacgtagcttatccaCCACTTCTGGATCGTTACGATGCTTGAATGTAacctcgtcgtaaccttcccaagatgaATTAGAACCCGGTGAAATaagaattccttgatttttattcaactgtGTGAGACCAACACTAAAAGATGGAGCAGATTCCATATGCATCAGTGAAGAATATGAgtaaaaaacacaaaaaattacagaagaaagcaaaggaaATCAAAGGAGGTAAGAATGAAGTGAGATTTCAGataaggaaaaacttgaatataccTTAGGTAGaatcttgaaattgagtaacatATGTACAGAAATTCAAAATCCAAAAACTAACAAAACAGATCTTGAAATTAGGCGTGAATTTAGGGTAGTTGAGTGAAGTAAAATGTGATGTATCTGTGAGATTGTGAGAGAGTTAAAAAAAGATGAATTTTTGATGGggcggctatgttatatggggcggagtgttggccagttaaggtcttccacgttcaaaagatgaaagttgccgagatgagaatgttgagatggatgtgtgggcatactaggagcgacagaattaggaacgaggctattcgggataaggtaggagtgacctcgatggaagacaagatgctggaaatgcgactgagatggtttgggcatgtgaagaggagggacccagatgccccagtgcggatgtgtgagaggttggccgtggatggtttcagaagaggtaggggtaggccgaagaaatattggggagaggtgattagacaggacatgacgcagatGCAGCTCACCgaagacatgaccttagataggagggtgtggaggacccacattaggatagaaggctagtacatagtcacgATAGTCTACCGTATTAGTAGACGCTTTAGCAAACTATAATTTCTAGTTCTCTGATGTCtgctattatctattacttcCTGTACTTTCcctactttgattactctattttatttgtagcgCTCCTGTTATTTGTCTTATCATTTCGCtttgaacttatttttttttctcttcacttcttagccttatctaacgttttttttatgtttttttttgagccgagggtcttccGAAAACAgctgtcctaccttggtaggagtaaggtctgcgtacaatttaccctccccagaccccacgttgtgggattacactggattgttattgttgttgtaagtaATTTTTAACAAAAATTGAGCGGGTTTAAGCTCATTTCAATCCAAGTAACTTAGACAGATGATTAGTTAACCCAACTCATTCCGACACACCCAATTTGAGGCTCATGAACCACCTGTTGCCCATTTATGAGATGGGCTAAGCCTATCAACTTAGAGCCCACTAAAATGTCCTACTTCAGCTGAAAAGCCTCTTAACCATCTAAAGAAGGTTGAAACAAAGAACTCCCTATTGAATCTCTCAATTTCCTAAATTAATCAATAATGTCACTCCAAAAGGTACTCCAAAACCTAAGAACTCTCAAAAAATGGCAAATCCCAAATCCCCATTTTCATCCTAAAGCAAAAATTGCAGACACCATTATCAATACAGTGCTAAGCCCCACAGTCATTGCACCCTCTGCTCTTCTCTCCAACCTCACTCCCAATTTGATTCACCTTATTTTATCTGACCCACATATCAACACACCTAAATGCCTCCACTTCTTCAATTTCCTTTCGCTTAATCAATCTTTGATTACTTTCAAGATTGGTGTTGAAACCCACTTGACACTTGTTTGcagacttgttagagaaggatACTTTGAAGATGCTGAGACCCTTTTGGTTTTAGTCCCAAATATTGAAACTTTCAGGTACCCTTTTACTGTTAAAGCTGATAATCAAGATTTTCATCGTCCTTATTTGATGCTTAAAGAATTGAAATTTTCAGGTGCCCTATTGCTGTTGTAGCTTCCTTCTTTGACAATCACAATGTTCCATCAAAGTTTGCTTcgaaaatattcaatttgcttCTTAAAGGTTTATCTGATAACGGAAAATTCAACGAGGCTTTGGATATTTTCATGTATATGAGACTAAATGCAATTGAGATTAATGAGAGAACGTGTACTGTTCATTTGATTAATCTTTTGAAGTGTGATCAGATCGCCTTAGCGCTGGTTTTCTTTTATCAAATGGTTGAATCAGGTATTCAGGTTTCAGTATTTTCGTTGACGGTCATCGTAGATGGATTGTGTAAGAGTGGGGAGATAAAGAAGGCTAGAGAATTGGTTGAGGAAATGTTGTCTAAAGGGGTGAAGCCTAATATTATTACATGTAATACCTTGGTGGATGCTTGTGCTAGGAGATGGAATTTCGATGAAATGAACAACGTTTTGGCCTTGATGAAAAGGGAACAAGTCGATTTAAATGTCGAGACTTACAAATTTTTGGTGGATGGATTCTTGAGTAGTGGAAATATTGATGATGCAGAGAGATTGATTTTGGAAATGGATGTCAAGGGTTTTAAAGTGGATAGctatttgtataatttgattATTAAGGGATATTGCAGGCTAGGGAATATGGAAAGGGCTCTTTCATTGTTCAGGCAGATGATTGAGAAAGACATCTGCCCCAATGGTGATACATATTCAGTTCTGGTAAAAGGACTTTGTGACGTTGGACAGGTAAGTGCAGTGAAAGAGCTCGTAGATAAAATGCTGGGCCAGGGAGTTGAGTTGGATGGAAGTATGTTCGACATCTTAATTGACTGTTACTGCAAGGCCGGAATGATAGAGGAAGCTGTTAGTGTACTTGCACTGATGGAGAAGAGAGAATTCATTGGAGATATCTATGTGTATGAGCTGATAATTGATGGATTACTCAAGTTAGATCTGACTGAAGAGGCAATATCTTGGTTAACACCTTTAATCAAAAGGGGCGTATCTAGACAGAAGTTAGCTACTATTCCACTGGTCGATTATTTAAGAAATTCAGCTTCTGAAAAGTTGGTTCACAAAcgcaaagaaaaagaaaacagcTTTAAAACATCCTTTTACTCTGATACGATTAGTTTACAGCATGAGGATGCTCATTCTGCAGAAATGACTAACATTTCAGCAGTAATAAACGAGTATATAAAGTGAAATGCTGCTTAACTTGCTGTTCAGAGAAGAAGGTGACATGCATCCTAATTGAAAAGAACTCATGATGATGTGGCACTGAAGGAAAGTTTTGAGGACGTTGGTTGCCTCGTGTGTCAGGGGGTGCGGGTGTTGTCATGATAGTGCTAGATTTTTGGACGAGAAAACATGCTGGAAATGATGTGGGTTGTCAATTAGCACCTTGGGAGGTATTTTCCTTCATCAACCATATACAGAGAAGCTTTCATGTCTTTGATGTAAGATTGAATATATTCGGATTCTTCTTAAATGGAGATTTGGTATGGGAAAAAACAGTCATTattttaaagaagaagaaacaatacGAAGGGCTACAACGTGGGATATACCACGCTCAAAATGTGTCAAAAATTTAGTTGTGTATGTTCCAATTTGTTTAGTGTATCATACAGACTGCCAGTGTGTTGTAAAAAATACATGATTATACTTAGTTCAGATATGATGGATTCTTGGTTATCTATGTAACAGTTTGCTTGGGAATCAAGGAAAGACAACGGAAAGGAAAATGGAGAGGAGGAAAGTGAAGGATAAAAAGCTctacttttttttgtttggagAAAAGAGGAAACCATATGCTTGCGTTGTCCATTGTCCCTTCACATTCACTATTTGTGCGTTGAGGGTAAAGCAATTGTCCTCTTCATTCATTTCCCCCCGTCATCTATACGAGACAAACAAAGGATTGAAAGCTTTTTAACCCTTACTCTTTTACTTGTTTTCTCATCTCCCCTTCTTTTGCCTTCTGTCCTTGGCCAAATTAAAGCCTAAATTTCGTATCTCACTGCTCATCAGTACGTTTTATTTATAATGTTTGTACCTAAATTGGTGTTTATACTCttgtcaataataatattaagaaTACTACTGGCCAAATACATAGACATTCCCACTCACTTGCCCCTAATTTTCACTTTAAACCTCTTAAACTGCATTCCATATGTATAATttgttgggttttaaaggtgtgaatgagAAACGGAAGGTTGTAACTTTTTGAAAGGCTGTGACTTTTCCAAAAGGT
This Solanum dulcamara chromosome 8, daSolDulc1.2, whole genome shotgun sequence DNA region includes the following protein-coding sequences:
- the LOC129901336 gene encoding pentatricopeptide repeat-containing protein At2g28050 is translated as MSLQKVLQNLRTLKKWQIPNPHFHPKAKIADTIINTVLSPTVIAPSALLSNLTPNLIHLILSDPHINTPKCLHFFNFLSLNQSLITFKIGVETHLTLVCRLVREGYFEDAETLLVLVPNIETFRCPIAVVASFFDNHNVPSKFASKIFNLLLKGLSDNGKFNEALDIFMYMRLNAIEINERTCTVHLINLLKCDQIALALVFFYQMVESGIQVSVFSLTVIVDGLCKSGEIKKARELVEEMLSKGVKPNIITCNTLVDACARRWNFDEMNNVLALMKREQVDLNVETYKFLVDGFLSSGNIDDAERLILEMDVKGFKVDSYLYNLIIKGYCRLGNMERALSLFRQMIEKDICPNGDTYSVLVKGLCDVGQVSAVKELVDKMLGQGVELDGSMFDILIDCYCKAGMIEEAVSVLALMEKREFIGDIYVYELIIDGLLKLDLTEEAISWLTPLIKRGVSRQKLATIPLVDYLRNSASEKLVHKRKEKENSFKTSFYSDTISLQHEDAHSAEMTNISAVINEYIK